In Bacteroidota bacterium, the DNA window TCTGCCGCTTTGCGATGGGCGGGATTTTTACCACTGAACTTTATGCGGAGCACAAAACTGTTTGCGGTACACGAAACCCCTGCTTTTGCAAATATGCTGTTGAACAAAAGCTTCGCTAGCCTCTACAGTCAAGCCCATCACTAAATTACAAAAAATTTCGTACACCAAGTCATAATCTTAAAAATTAAAATTATGACATTTAAAAAGAAAGGTGAATACTATACCACCATTGACAAAGCGAAGGATTTAGTTCCGAAATTCAGAGAAAACTTTCAACGGTTTTCAAAGTCCGACTACGTAGAAATCACAAAAGCTAGATTAGGCTTTGATATTGCAGCTTGTCCGTGCTGTAAAACAGGGCGAATGGTCATCGTGATGCAATTTGGGGCAAATGCTCCACCTATCATCCTCAACGACAAACGTAATCAAATGAAAAACAATGCTTTGTGATTTCTTCTAATGGAGGACAGAAATACTATTGCCTAAACTTTTGAAAAATGCTTGATTTGTAACAAAAAATAGAGAGAAATACCTATGTTTCAGTTTGAAACAGACAAAATAAAGCGAAAAAAGACTACTAAACTCAATGAAAACTACTAAAAACTACTCAACTGATTTCTGAAAAAGTACACCACAACTTTAAAACTCCATAGCTTCTAAAATCTGGGCTAGCTCCACAATTGTCAACAGAAACTAAAGCCGAAGTTTCGCTACGCTACACTACGGTTTAGTTCTTATATGTTAGCGGTTCGGGCTTTCATAAATTGTTTTTCATTTTTTTAATTCCCTTAGGATTTCTTTAGCCTGTTCCAGATGACGTTGTTCGTGAGTTAGGATAATGTCAAATGCCATTTCTAAGCTGTATACGACATTTTTATTTGCTGGTGAAGAAATTACGATTCGATTAGTCAAGAGTTCATTGGCATCACTTAATTGTTTTTGTAACTCGGTCTGATGTTTTTTAAACCGAGATATTATGTCATTTCCTACACTGCTTTGTGTTGGTTCCCAAATTGAAAAAGTTTTCATTTTTTTCTTTCTGTCAGGATTTACGGCATTTAAAACTGTTTTCCCCAAAAATGAAACTATAAAATCAAAATTCCCCAAAAAGGGCTTTTTGTAAACTCCATTTTTTAAAGCACTCAAAACAGGATAATAAGTTTCATTAACTTTTATCAAATGTTCCAAATTTTGAGCAATGCTCCAAGTTTGGGAATTTGGTTTCCAATTTAGTTGATCATGGATTAGCTCGCTAAATAGCAAGTCCGCATCCAATGTTATTTTATCAATTTCTTGTACCCAATTCATTTTTGTCTTTTTTGAAACCTATTAGATAGTTGATAGGCATTGCCCCTGGTGTTTTACCAATTTCCCACTCATAGCCATCAGCATTTTCTAAGGAATTAACAAGTTCTTGTAATTCATTTTCTGAGTAAGTTCTTAAAATAGACGCTATGCCATCCCATAAAATATACAGAGGAATAATTGGAATCAGATAAATAAAGGGCAATACAGACCAACGAAAAGGACGAATAAATGGGGTAAGTAGTAACACGTTTAGAGGTACAAAAATCATAGAAAACCAACTGCCGAAGTTTCTGCCAACGGGTTCAAATATAGCTATGGTTGTATTCGTATTGACCGCATTTTGTAAAATTTGCTTTGCCTTATCGGGGCGAAAATGATGAAATGCTCCAAATATGGTTTGTACCGAATTTTGTAAATGTTTAGGGGGATGTGTGGCATCAACTGATGACCTTTCATAGGAGAATGTATCGGGTACTTCTGCTGTTAAGCCTTCAAATGCCTTGATATTGGGATAGAAGTCTGTAAGTGTGATTTTCAACTTTGGATTGTTTTCTTTTAAAACCTTTGCTAAACATATCAATCCACTACCTCCGCCTGATGCCAAATCAACCCAATGATTTTGACCGCTTTTATCTATGCACTTTTGCATTAAGGGTAAAATGGGTTTGTATATGTTAAACTTAGTGGCTATAAACTTTAAGTAGTCTGTGCCATAATCTCTCCAACTTGCAGGAAACCACTGCAAATCTTCCCATTCAAGAGCGTGAAATCTTCCCATAATTTCAATGATTTATTTTTTCTGTTGCAAAGGTCTAGAGAAGAGATGATATTTCATTGTATAAAAGCGACAACATTAAATTGTGATGATTCCAGGAGTTGCTAATTGGTCGGAGAGTAATAATTTCTTTTTTACAATTTCTGCTGGTGTGATATTTCTTAGTTGCTTGAAATCTTTAATGAAATGGGCTTGGTCTGTAAAATCAAAATCGGCTATAATTTCAAAAACATTTAAGTTTTGCGACATTTTTTGCTCAATTGCGTTCAGACGTTTTATTCTCAAATATTCTTTTGGTGACAAACCCACTTCTTTCTTGAAATTGCGTTGTAAGGTTCTTAGACCAATACCACTTTCAAAAATTATGTCTTTTATAGTTGTGTATTTCGTTTCAGAAGCAATTTTGATAAATGCTTTTGTTGATGAAGATACAGGATAGATAGAAAATTGTTCTATAATA includes these proteins:
- a CDS encoding DinB family protein, with product MNWVQEIDKITLDADLLFSELIHDQLNWKPNSQTWSIAQNLEHLIKVNETYYPVLSALKNGVYKKPFLGNFDFIVSFLGKTVLNAVNPDRKKKMKTFSIWEPTQSSVGNDIISRFKKHQTELQKQLSDANELLTNRIVISSPANKNVVYSLEMAFDIILTHEQRHLEQAKEILRELKK